One stretch of Acidimicrobiales bacterium DNA includes these proteins:
- a CDS encoding DUF362 domain-containing protein, protein MPRFAIEPIGDDVVAAVRRIAERLDLSAGVGDAVFLKPNFTYPFPKAGVTTTRPVLEATVQVLSDLGCRRICIGEGEGGYNAFAMDETFAAFALDELTTRYGVEVVNASNWPSLEVRVEGRRGTYDVHLPQPLYEEFDSFISLPVPKVHCMTGISGAVKNEWGIVQDQMRLAFHCAFDEIITEVVDRLPRPYALVDGTFGLTRNGPMIEGETIDLGWVAGADDLWLADAVLCRIMDVPLRSVAHLRYGDDHGRVPALAAADLPADLDRYLDDRFYLKRNLWNRVAKLTWYSPRLNHLVYFSKASSALHKVMYAIREKPDELSARGVDWE, encoded by the coding sequence ATGCCCCGCTTCGCCATCGAGCCCATCGGCGACGACGTCGTCGCCGCCGTCCGCCGGATCGCCGAACGCCTCGACCTCTCGGCCGGCGTGGGCGACGCCGTGTTCCTCAAGCCCAATTTCACCTATCCGTTCCCGAAGGCCGGGGTGACGACCACCCGCCCGGTGCTCGAGGCCACGGTGCAGGTCCTCTCGGACCTCGGGTGCCGGCGTATCTGCATCGGTGAGGGAGAGGGGGGCTACAACGCGTTCGCCATGGACGAGACCTTCGCGGCCTTCGCCCTCGACGAGCTCACCACCCGCTACGGGGTCGAGGTGGTGAACGCCAGCAACTGGCCGAGCCTGGAGGTGCGAGTCGAGGGACGCCGGGGCACCTACGACGTGCACCTGCCGCAGCCCCTGTACGAGGAGTTCGACTCGTTCATCAGCCTCCCGGTGCCCAAGGTGCACTGCATGACCGGCATCAGCGGCGCGGTGAAGAACGAGTGGGGCATCGTCCAGGACCAGATGCGCCTCGCCTTCCACTGCGCCTTCGACGAGATCATCACCGAGGTGGTGGACCGCCTGCCCCGTCCCTACGCGCTGGTCGACGGCACGTTCGGGCTCACCCGCAATGGCCCCATGATCGAGGGGGAGACGATCGACCTCGGGTGGGTGGCCGGCGCCGACGACCTCTGGCTGGCCGACGCGGTGCTGTGCAGGATCATGGACGTGCCCCTCCGCTCGGTGGCCCACCTCCGCTACGGCGACGACCACGGCCGGGTGCCGGCGCTGGCGGCGGCGGACCTGCCCGCCGACCTCGACCGCTACCTCGACGACCGCTTCTACCTGAAGCGCAACCTGTGGAACCGGGTGGCCAAGCTCACCTGGTACTCGCCCCGCCTGAACCACCTCGTCTACTTCTCCAAGGCGTCCAGTGCCCTGCACAAGGTGATGTACGCCATCCGGGAGAAGCCCGACGAGCTGTCGGCCCGCGGCGTCGACTGGGAGTGA
- a CDS encoding glycosyltransferase, translated as MRALHVVPSLDDHMGGSVHAAVALAAHLGAHDDVETELASTEQPGDDHAYLARMAPDVPVHRFPRSWPEGRFQSKGLAGWLRDSVASFDLVHLHGVFHAPALHVRRACRATGVPYVLQPHGQLDPFDLAKHRLQKQLYGPVAVRPLVAGADVVVCTTDLEAERLVTYGAGTRTAVVPLPVAPPGPGDRAGFRQRHGIPPDATVVLFLSRLDVKKGLDLLAGAMADLDAWLVVAGSGDPEVAAELDRALDGTPLGRRTVRTGFISGADKDDAFAAADVFALPSRNENFGIVVVEAMAAGLPVVVSDETYLHGEVAAAGAGAVCRVDASSCRDALAPLVADGARRAEAGRRALALADGRFAPAAATAAMVEVYRSLHTGAVA; from the coding sequence ATGCGCGCCCTCCACGTGGTCCCGTCGCTCGACGACCACATGGGCGGCTCGGTGCACGCCGCGGTGGCGCTCGCGGCCCACCTCGGGGCCCATGACGACGTCGAGACGGAGCTGGCCTCGACCGAGCAGCCCGGCGACGACCACGCCTACCTGGCCCGCATGGCGCCCGACGTGCCGGTGCACCGGTTTCCCCGGTCGTGGCCCGAGGGCCGCTTCCAGTCGAAGGGCCTCGCCGGCTGGCTGCGCGACTCGGTCGCCTCGTTCGACCTGGTGCACCTGCACGGCGTGTTCCACGCGCCGGCGCTGCACGTCCGCCGGGCCTGCCGGGCGACCGGGGTCCCCTACGTGCTCCAGCCCCACGGCCAGCTCGACCCGTTCGACCTGGCGAAGCACCGGCTCCAGAAGCAGCTCTACGGCCCCGTGGCCGTCCGACCCCTCGTGGCCGGGGCCGACGTCGTGGTGTGCACCACGGACCTCGAGGCCGAGCGCCTGGTCACCTACGGCGCCGGGACCCGAACCGCGGTGGTCCCGCTCCCCGTCGCGCCGCCCGGGCCGGGGGACCGTGCCGGCTTCCGGCAGCGTCACGGGATCCCGCCCGACGCGACCGTGGTGCTGTTCCTCTCCCGTCTCGACGTGAAGAAGGGCCTCGACCTGCTCGCGGGGGCGATGGCCGACCTCGACGCCTGGCTCGTCGTCGCCGGCTCCGGCGACCCCGAGGTGGCCGCCGAGCTCGACCGGGCCCTCGACGGGACCCCGCTCGGGCGCCGCACCGTGCGCACCGGGTTCATCAGCGGCGCGGACAAGGACGACGCCTTCGCCGCGGCTGACGTGTTCGCCCTGCCGTCGCGCAACGAGAACTTCGGCATCGTGGTCGTCGAGGCGATGGCCGCGGGCCTGCCCGTGGTGGTGAGCGACGAGACGTACCTCCACGGCGAGGTCGCGGCTGCCGGCGCCGGCGCCGTGTGCCGCGTGGACGCGTCGTCGTGTCGGGACGCGCTCGCTCCGCTCGTCGCCGACGGCGCCCGCCGCGCCGAGGCCGGCCGCCGTGCGCTGGCGCTCGCCGACGGTCGGTTCGCGCCCGCCGCGGCGACCGCGGCCATGGTGGAGGTCTACCGATCACTCCACACCGGAGCCGTTGCCTGA
- a CDS encoding FkbM family methyltransferase gives MPLRPRVDQAAKLVDVALTKGALGAARGGKPFSLSAFRLVSQVRARFGVPATVLDVGANKGQFSRAAATAFPGARIIAFEPLEAVAAEWRHHLADVAAAEIHVCALGAEDGTVSFHPHAYSLSSSVLPLVAGAGAEGGGGAGELAAVEVPVRRLDDVVTLDDLRAPLLAKLDVQGYELEVLRGAEATLRHVDALVVELAFERHYEGQPLFTDVLAHLGEQGFALDVPIDVRRDESGTVVEMDGLFLPAP, from the coding sequence ATGCCGCTGCGCCCCAGAGTCGACCAGGCCGCCAAGCTCGTCGACGTCGCCCTCACCAAGGGTGCCCTCGGCGCCGCCCGGGGGGGCAAGCCGTTCTCGCTCAGCGCGTTTCGCCTGGTCAGCCAGGTCCGCGCTCGCTTCGGCGTGCCGGCCACCGTGCTCGACGTCGGGGCCAACAAGGGCCAGTTCAGTCGCGCCGCCGCCACCGCGTTCCCCGGCGCGCGCATCATCGCGTTCGAGCCGCTCGAGGCCGTGGCGGCGGAGTGGCGCCACCACCTCGCCGACGTGGCCGCCGCCGAGATCCACGTGTGCGCGCTCGGCGCCGAGGACGGCACGGTGTCGTTCCACCCCCACGCGTACTCGCTCTCGTCGTCGGTGCTCCCGCTCGTCGCGGGCGCCGGCGCCGAGGGAGGGGGCGGAGCCGGCGAGCTGGCTGCCGTCGAGGTGCCGGTGCGCCGCCTCGACGACGTGGTCACCCTCGACGACCTCCGTGCCCCCCTGCTGGCCAAGCTCGACGTGCAGGGCTACGAGCTCGAGGTCCTGCGTGGCGCGGAGGCCACGTTGCGCCACGTCGACGCCCTGGTGGTCGAGCTGGCCTTCGAGCGCCACTACGAGGGCCAGCCCCTCTTCACCGACGTGCTGGCCCACCTCGGGGAACAGGGATTCGCCCTTGACGTCCCCATCGACGTCCGGCGCGACGAGTCGGGCACCGTCGTCGAGATGGACGGCCTCTTCCTGCCTGCCCCGTAA
- a CDS encoding LPXTG cell wall anchor domain-containing protein: protein MALIGLGVLAPAAHAQYPPLVPGATVSDSTVSSGDTVTVTVTCDVPAGTDITVFLDGNDVGSGVADDDGTASIDIVVTGSPGTHQITNSCNTAVLTITIAGATAGNLPRTGTDNSLPLAKIAIVLIAAGGLLIVVARDRRSKNATA from the coding sequence ATGGCACTGATTGGGCTCGGCGTGCTCGCCCCGGCTGCGCACGCGCAGTACCCGCCGCTCGTTCCCGGTGCCACGGTGAGCGACAGCACCGTGAGCTCCGGTGACACCGTCACCGTGACCGTCACGTGCGACGTGCCCGCCGGCACCGACATCACCGTGTTCCTGGATGGCAACGACGTCGGCTCCGGCGTGGCCGACGATGACGGCACCGCGTCGATCGACATCGTGGTCACCGGCTCGCCCGGCACCCACCAGATCACCAACAGCTGCAACACCGCGGTGCTCACCATCACCATCGCCGGCGCCACCGCCGGCAACCTGCCCCGCACCGGTACCGACAACAGCCTCCCGCTGGCCAAGATCGCCATCGTGCTGATCGCCGCCGGTGGTCTGCTCATCGTCGTCGCCCGCGACCGTCGCTCGAAGAACGCCACCGCCTGA
- a CDS encoding polyprenol monophosphomannose synthase, whose product MLRALIVLPTYNEAENIDDVLRKVRAVVPEADVLVVDDGSPDGTADLADALGAELGQIEVMRRTEKNGLGAAYRAGFAWGLERGYEAMVEMDSDLSHDPAALPSLLTALDLAADLVIGSRYVPGGTIPEWSWHRRALSRWGNRYAAGLLGLAVNDATAGFRAYRASMLRTIDLDAVVAEGYGFQIEMTYQVVAAGGRIVEVPIAFTDRVRGTSKMSSRIVFEAFGLVTWWAVRDRLLGGARRRRRRALNA is encoded by the coding sequence GTGCTGCGTGCCCTCATCGTGCTGCCCACCTACAACGAGGCCGAGAACATCGACGACGTGCTCCGCAAGGTGCGGGCCGTCGTCCCCGAGGCCGACGTGCTGGTGGTGGACGACGGCAGCCCCGACGGCACCGCCGACCTCGCCGATGCGCTCGGCGCCGAGCTGGGCCAGATCGAGGTCATGCGCCGGACCGAGAAGAACGGCCTGGGGGCGGCCTACCGGGCTGGCTTCGCCTGGGGGCTCGAGCGGGGCTACGAGGCCATGGTGGAGATGGACTCCGACCTCTCCCACGACCCGGCCGCGCTCCCGTCGCTGCTCACCGCGCTCGACCTCGCCGCGGACCTCGTCATCGGGTCGCGCTACGTGCCCGGAGGCACCATCCCCGAATGGTCGTGGCACCGGCGGGCCCTGTCCCGGTGGGGCAACCGCTACGCCGCCGGCCTGCTCGGCCTGGCCGTCAACGACGCCACCGCCGGGTTCCGGGCCTACCGCGCCTCGATGCTGCGCACGATCGACCTCGACGCCGTCGTGGCCGAGGGCTACGGCTTCCAGATCGAGATGACCTACCAGGTGGTGGCGGCCGGCGGCCGCATCGTGGAGGTCCCCATCGCCTTCACCGACCGGGTGCGGGGCACGTCGAAGATGTCGAGCCGGATCGTGTTCGAGGCCTTCGGGCTCGTCACCTGGTGGGCCGTGCGGGACCGTCTCCTCGGCGGTGCCCGTCGCCGGCGCCGCCGCGCCCTCAACGCCTGA
- a CDS encoding inositol monophosphatase has protein sequence MSDLPPSPEALLGLAVEAGEAAAALLLDGLHRQRTLVATKSSTTDMVTEMDRRSEALIVDHLLRTRPDDGILGEEGTERPSTSGVTWVIDPLDGTTNYLYGYPGFSVSIAAVGGGGTLAAAVVDPIHRETWTATAGGGAHCNGDPLAGPGHPPLGATLLATGFSYDPARRARQGQVLAAVLPQVRDIRRGGGAAIDLCWVAGGRVDAFYERGLAPWDLAAGALIAAEAGARVADLDGTPAGGEGVLAAHPERFAELASCLLAAGAPQA, from the coding sequence GTGAGCGACCTCCCGCCGTCCCCGGAGGCCCTGCTCGGCCTCGCCGTGGAAGCCGGCGAGGCGGCGGCCGCCCTCCTGCTCGACGGCCTGCACCGCCAGCGCACCCTGGTGGCCACCAAGTCCTCGACCACGGACATGGTCACCGAGATGGACCGGCGCAGCGAGGCCCTGATCGTCGACCACCTCCTCCGCACCCGTCCCGACGACGGCATCCTGGGGGAGGAGGGCACGGAGCGACCGTCCACGAGCGGGGTCACCTGGGTCATCGACCCCCTCGACGGCACCACCAACTACCTCTACGGCTACCCGGGCTTCTCGGTGTCCATCGCCGCGGTGGGCGGCGGGGGCACACTCGCGGCCGCCGTGGTCGACCCGATCCACCGGGAGACCTGGACGGCCACCGCCGGCGGTGGGGCCCACTGCAACGGCGACCCGCTGGCCGGTCCCGGCCACCCCCCGCTCGGCGCCACGCTGCTGGCCACCGGCTTCTCGTACGACCCGGCCCGCCGGGCGCGCCAGGGACAGGTGCTCGCGGCGGTGCTCCCGCAGGTGCGGGACATCCGCCGCGGCGGCGGTGCCGCGATCGACCTCTGCTGGGTGGCCGGCGGCCGGGTCGACGCCTTCTACGAACGGGGCCTGGCCCCCTGGGACCTCGCCGCCGGCGCGCTCATCGCCGCGGAGGCGGGTGCCCGCGTCGCCGACCTCGACGGCACCCCCGCCGGCGGCGAGGGGGTCCTCGCCGCCCACCCGGAGCGCTTCGCCGAGCTCGCGTCGTGCCTCCTGGCCGCCGGCGCGCCGCAGGCCTGA
- a CDS encoding response regulator transcription factor codes for MRHHLSVGTRILTVEDDERIRTAVKLALEDEGWDVEEAVDGEEALEAFTRHPADVVLIDIMLPGIDGFDVCRSIRRVSDVPIVMVTARVDTHDVVAGLEAGADDYLTKPFAPKELSARIRALLRRARSANPATTHLQFDDLEIIPDEGTVTRAGETVHLTKTEFRLLVELAASPGRVFSREVLLERVWGYGYFGDGRLVDVHIRRLRTKIETDPANPRHVVTVRGLGYKLAP; via the coding sequence ATGAGGCACCATTTGAGCGTGGGAACCCGCATCCTGACCGTCGAGGACGACGAACGCATCCGTACCGCGGTCAAGCTCGCCCTCGAGGACGAGGGATGGGACGTCGAGGAAGCCGTGGACGGCGAGGAGGCGCTGGAGGCCTTCACCCGTCACCCCGCCGACGTCGTGCTGATCGACATCATGCTCCCGGGCATCGACGGCTTCGACGTGTGCCGCTCCATCCGGCGGGTGAGCGACGTGCCCATCGTCATGGTCACGGCCCGGGTCGACACCCACGACGTGGTGGCCGGGCTCGAGGCGGGCGCCGACGACTACCTCACCAAGCCGTTCGCCCCCAAGGAGCTCTCGGCGCGCATCCGCGCCCTGCTGCGCCGGGCCCGCTCGGCCAACCCCGCGACCACCCACCTCCAGTTCGACGACCTCGAGATCATCCCCGACGAGGGCACGGTCACCCGGGCGGGTGAGACGGTCCACCTCACCAAGACCGAGTTCCGCCTGCTCGTGGAGCTGGCGGCCAGCCCCGGGCGGGTCTTCTCCCGGGAGGTCCTCCTCGAGCGGGTCTGGGGCTACGGCTACTTCGGCGACGGCCGCCTGGTCGACGTCCACATCCGCCGGCTCCGCACCAAGATCGAGACGGACCCGGCGAACCCCCGTCACGTCGTCACCGTGCGCGGCCTCGGCTACAAGCTGGCTCCCTGA
- a CDS encoding HAMP domain-containing histidine kinase, whose protein sequence is MRLRFHRPGLRARITLAFGLGALLLSTVLAGSTWALTRSQLLDQRERTSLRQVYLNARLVRDSLSSVSSRDDFDALDLLGSLQSPVGAQPMLVFQGDFYSQSPVDFGEQALPEPLRESVAEGDAATMRFVHNGEPVLAVGIPIPAAQADYFEVVSLAELDDTLRSLGIVLVGAALLTTLAGAALGWAVAGRALRPLTQVGQAAQAIAGGRLDTRLDSPNDPDLNLLTASFNDMAQALEDRIDRDARFASDVSHELRSPLMTLSASIEVLKKRQDEMPERAQAALDLLVADVARFERLVNDLLEISRFDAGAAHLELEDVNLAELVIHAVGSSSAVGVPVQYDEDLAELVIAADKRRLERVIANLLDNASKYADGATAIVLRREGDQAQIIVEDAGPGISPDQRETIFDRFARGEEAGRRGGDRGVGLGLALVAEHVNLHGGRVWVGDRADGEPGSAFVVELPIRQAAAAPLEVAAP, encoded by the coding sequence GTGCGCCTGCGCTTCCACCGTCCGGGTCTGCGGGCCCGCATCACCCTCGCTTTCGGACTGGGGGCGCTGCTGCTGTCGACGGTGCTGGCGGGCAGCACGTGGGCCCTCACCCGCTCCCAGCTCCTCGACCAGCGCGAGCGCACCTCCCTGCGCCAGGTGTACCTGAACGCCCGTCTCGTCCGCGACAGCCTCAGCTCGGTCTCCAGCCGGGACGACTTCGACGCCCTCGACCTGCTCGGCTCGCTCCAGTCCCCCGTCGGCGCGCAGCCCATGCTCGTGTTCCAGGGCGACTTCTACTCCCAGTCCCCCGTCGACTTCGGCGAGCAGGCCCTCCCCGAGCCGCTGCGCGAATCCGTCGCGGAGGGTGACGCCGCCACCATGCGCTTCGTCCACAACGGCGAGCCGGTGCTGGCCGTCGGCATCCCCATCCCCGCGGCCCAGGCCGACTACTTCGAGGTCGTGTCGCTGGCCGAGCTCGACGACACGCTGCGCTCGCTCGGCATCGTCCTCGTGGGCGCCGCGCTGCTCACCACCCTCGCGGGCGCCGCGCTGGGCTGGGCCGTCGCCGGCCGGGCCCTGCGCCCCCTCACCCAGGTGGGCCAGGCCGCCCAGGCCATCGCCGGCGGGCGCCTGGACACCCGCCTCGACAGCCCGAACGACCCCGACCTCAACCTGCTCACGGCGTCGTTCAACGACATGGCCCAGGCGCTCGAGGACCGCATCGACCGGGACGCCCGCTTCGCGTCGGACGTCAGCCACGAGCTGCGCTCGCCCCTGATGACCCTCTCCGCGTCCATCGAGGTGCTGAAGAAGCGCCAGGACGAGATGCCCGAGCGGGCGCAGGCCGCGCTCGACCTCCTCGTGGCCGACGTGGCCCGCTTCGAGCGCCTCGTCAACGACCTGCTCGAGATCTCCCGGTTCGACGCCGGCGCCGCGCACCTCGAGCTCGAGGACGTGAACCTTGCCGAGCTCGTCATCCACGCCGTCGGGTCCTCCTCGGCGGTCGGCGTGCCCGTCCAGTACGACGAGGACCTCGCCGAGCTCGTCATCGCCGCCGACAAGCGCCGCCTCGAGCGGGTGATCGCCAACCTCCTGGACAACGCCAGCAAGTACGCCGACGGGGCCACCGCCATCGTGCTGCGCCGGGAGGGCGACCAGGCGCAGATCATCGTGGAAGATGCCGGACCGGGCATCAGCCCCGATCAGCGGGAGACCATCTTCGACCGGTTCGCCCGAGGCGAGGAGGCCGGACGCCGAGGCGGCGACCGCGGCGTGGGCCTCGGTCTGGCCCTCGTCGCCGAGCACGTGAACCTGCACGGGGGCCGGGTGTGGGTCGGAGACCGAGCCGACGGCGAGCCCGGATCCGCCTTCGTGGTCGAGCTGCCCATCCGCCAGGCGGCCGCCGCTCCCCTCGAGGTGGCCGCGCCGTGA
- a CDS encoding GerMN domain-containing protein, with product MTGRRLATGAAALVFAGLAVAACGLPSDDTAHSISPDAVPFDLLAPSSTTVADAPDGADTEVVNLFFQNNERLLAVPAEVPRDPDSSAFDPQAAVSELLEGTTGLGVPSGVRSAIPSGTDLLGAQTSGSTVTLNFSEELSSVESNGLVFAIAQIVYTAADITTDRPDGTYQVVIQIDGETITVPDDEGVELDRPVRPSDYPTLRPVTTRVAG from the coding sequence GTGACCGGGCGACGCCTCGCAACGGGCGCCGCGGCGCTCGTGTTCGCCGGTCTGGCCGTCGCCGCGTGCGGCCTGCCCTCGGACGACACCGCCCACAGCATCTCGCCCGACGCGGTGCCCTTCGACCTCTTGGCGCCGTCGTCCACCACCGTGGCCGACGCCCCCGACGGGGCCGACACCGAGGTGGTCAACCTCTTCTTCCAGAACAACGAGCGTCTCCTCGCCGTGCCCGCGGAGGTGCCCCGAGACCCCGACAGCAGCGCCTTCGACCCCCAAGCGGCCGTCAGCGAGTTGCTCGAAGGCACCACCGGCCTCGGGGTCCCGTCAGGGGTGCGCTCCGCCATCCCCAGCGGGACGGACCTGCTCGGGGCGCAGACCAGCGGGAGCACGGTCACCCTCAACTTCAGCGAGGAGCTCTCCAGCGTGGAGAGCAACGGCCTCGTCTTCGCCATCGCCCAAATCGTGTACACCGCGGCGGACATCACCACGGACCGCCCCGACGGCACCTACCAGGTCGTCATCCAGATCGACGGCGAGACCATCACGGTCCCCGACGACGAGGGCGTCGAGCTCGACCGCCCGGTGCGCCCGAGCGACTACCCGACGCTGCGCCCGGTCACCACCCGCGTCGCGGGCTGA
- the glpK gene encoding glycerol kinase GlpK: MSVVIAIDAGTTGVRSFAVDETGRPLGYTYREFTQHFPQPGWVEHDANEIWDAVAATLAELVAELDVPIAAIGITDQRETTVVWDRRTGEPLHRAIVWQDRRTADRCESLEAEGHLPLVRRATGLVLDPYFSASKLEWLLGPGGVERSPNLAFGTVDSWLLWKLTGGAEHATEASNASRTLLFDIGSMAWSDELCDLFGVPTSALPEVRPTSGRFGVTAADTPVGAGIPVSGIAGDQQAALFGQACFTPGMTKNTYGTGSFVLMNIGGDCPEPVDGLLTTVAWAFGDDGGALSPTYALEGAIFVTGAAVQWLRDGLEIIADAAETEPLALSCEDTDGVFLVPAFTGLGSPWWDPYARGAIVGITRGTTRAHLARAVVESMAYQVRDVVDAMCAVSGRDVAELRVDGGASTMDLLLQLQADQLKVPVARPEILETTALGAAYLAGLAEGVWSSTDELAEHWALDRCVQPTGDPAVADAAHAQWLRAVERSRDWAH, encoded by the coding sequence ATGTCCGTCGTGATCGCCATCGATGCGGGAACCACCGGCGTGCGCAGCTTCGCCGTGGACGAGACCGGCCGGCCCCTCGGCTACACGTATCGGGAGTTCACCCAGCACTTCCCGCAGCCCGGCTGGGTCGAGCACGACGCCAACGAGATCTGGGACGCCGTGGCCGCGACCCTGGCGGAGCTCGTCGCCGAGCTCGACGTGCCCATCGCGGCCATCGGCATCACCGACCAGCGCGAGACCACCGTCGTCTGGGACCGTCGGACCGGTGAGCCCCTCCACCGGGCCATCGTCTGGCAGGACCGCCGCACCGCCGACCGCTGCGAGTCCCTCGAGGCCGAGGGCCACCTCCCGCTCGTCCGCCGGGCCACGGGCCTCGTCCTCGACCCCTACTTCTCGGCCAGCAAGCTCGAGTGGCTCCTGGGGCCAGGCGGGGTCGAGCGCTCCCCGAACCTGGCCTTCGGCACCGTGGACTCCTGGCTGCTGTGGAAGCTGACCGGCGGGGCCGAGCATGCGACGGAGGCGTCCAACGCCAGCCGGACGCTGTTGTTCGACATCGGCTCGATGGCGTGGTCGGACGAGCTCTGCGACCTGTTCGGGGTCCCCACCTCGGCCTTGCCGGAGGTACGCCCCACCTCCGGCCGCTTCGGGGTCACCGCCGCCGACACCCCGGTCGGGGCCGGGATCCCGGTCAGCGGCATCGCCGGCGACCAGCAGGCGGCGCTCTTCGGCCAGGCCTGCTTCACCCCGGGCATGACCAAGAACACCTACGGGACGGGCTCGTTCGTGCTCATGAACATCGGCGGCGACTGCCCCGAGCCCGTCGACGGGCTGCTCACCACGGTCGCCTGGGCGTTCGGCGACGACGGTGGGGCCCTCTCCCCCACCTACGCCCTGGAGGGGGCCATCTTCGTCACCGGCGCCGCGGTGCAGTGGCTGCGCGACGGCCTGGAGATCATCGCAGACGCGGCCGAGACCGAGCCGCTGGCCCTGTCGTGCGAGGACACCGACGGCGTGTTCCTCGTGCCGGCCTTCACCGGGCTGGGCAGCCCCTGGTGGGACCCCTACGCACGGGGGGCGATCGTCGGCATCACCAGAGGCACCACTCGGGCCCACCTCGCGCGGGCCGTGGTCGAGTCGATGGCGTACCAGGTGCGCGACGTGGTGGACGCCATGTGCGCGGTGTCCGGTCGCGACGTGGCCGAGCTCCGGGTGGATGGCGGCGCCTCGACCATGGACCTGCTGCTCCAGCTCCAGGCCGACCAGCTCAAGGTCCCCGTCGCCCGGCCGGAGATCCTCGAGACGACCGCCCTCGGCGCGGCCTACCTCGCCGGTCTCGCCGAAGGCGTGTGGTCATCCACCGATGAGCTCGCCGAGCACTGGGCCCTCGATCGCTGCGTCCAGCCCACGGGCGATCCCGCAGTGGCCGACGCCGCCCACGCCCAGTGGCTACGAGCCGTCGAGCGCTCGCGCGACTGGGCTCACTGA
- a CDS encoding ACT domain-containing protein: MESFIVRVWMPDRPGALGAVASRIGAAGGDVVGIEIIEQGAGRAIDELVVHLPDAGLVGLLIDEVSEVDGVDVEEVRPTSDVVHDPRVEALEMAVALVGAADRAALLEALCREATRVTEAAWTVVLDLEAGTVRVSHGEHPPAPWLLAFDNGAGEHGVADVVRSTVVPGALALVLGREGGDFRTRQRDRVALLTRIAALRWTELGESVSPVARALDGS, from the coding sequence GTGGAGTCGTTCATCGTGCGGGTCTGGATGCCGGATCGTCCCGGCGCGCTCGGCGCCGTGGCCAGCCGCATCGGCGCGGCCGGCGGCGACGTGGTCGGTATCGAGATCATCGAGCAGGGCGCCGGGCGGGCCATCGACGAGCTCGTGGTGCACCTCCCCGACGCCGGCCTCGTGGGCCTGCTGATCGACGAGGTCTCCGAGGTCGACGGCGTCGACGTCGAGGAGGTCCGGCCCACGAGCGACGTGGTGCACGACCCCCGCGTCGAGGCGCTCGAGATGGCCGTCGCGCTCGTGGGCGCCGCCGATCGGGCGGCGCTGCTCGAGGCGCTGTGCCGAGAGGCCACCCGGGTCACGGAGGCCGCGTGGACGGTGGTCCTCGACCTCGAGGCGGGCACCGTGCGGGTGAGCCACGGCGAGCATCCACCGGCGCCGTGGCTGCTGGCCTTCGACAACGGGGCGGGCGAGCACGGGGTCGCCGACGTCGTGCGCTCGACGGTGGTCCCCGGCGCGTTGGCCCTCGTCCTCGGGCGCGAGGGGGGTGACTTCCGCACCCGCCAGCGGGACCGGGTGGCGCTGCTCACCCGGATCGCCGCCCTGCGGTGGACCGAGCTGGGGGAGTCAGTGAGCCCAGTCGCGCGAGCGCTCGACGGCTCGTAG
- a CDS encoding TetR/AcrR family transcriptional regulator, whose product MTRRLTQRGKERRRQLMDYAAARFSENGYHPTSVQEIVSGLGVGKGVFYWYFSSKEELFLEILREAQQDLRRAQMHAIADEVDPIRRIEEGIRTTLAWSSENHDLISLVQFAATEERFAPALRRGQDIAIDDLVRHVKEGIVAGRIRDGDPTLIAHGILGVTGHLSREFIHERNESTDEVADAAVWFCLEGILARDG is encoded by the coding sequence GTGACACGGCGGCTGACCCAGCGTGGCAAGGAACGGCGACGTCAGCTGATGGACTACGCCGCCGCCCGGTTCTCCGAGAACGGCTACCACCCCACCTCGGTCCAGGAGATCGTGAGCGGCCTCGGCGTGGGCAAGGGCGTCTTCTATTGGTACTTCTCGTCGAAGGAGGAGCTCTTCCTCGAGATCCTCCGGGAGGCCCAACAGGATCTGCGCCGAGCGCAGATGCACGCCATCGCCGACGAGGTGGACCCCATCCGCCGCATCGAGGAAGGCATCCGCACCACGCTGGCGTGGTCGAGCGAGAACCACGACCTGATCTCCCTGGTCCAGTTCGCGGCCACCGAGGAGCGCTTCGCCCCGGCGCTGCGACGCGGCCAGGACATCGCCATCGACGACCTCGTGCGCCACGTGAAGGAGGGCATCGTCGCCGGCCGCATCCGCGACGGCGACCCCACCCTCATCGCCCACGGCATCCTCGGGGTGACCGGTCACCTCTCGCGGGAGTTCATCCACGAGCGCAACGAGTCGACCGACGAGGTCGCCGACGCCGCCGTGTGGTTCTGCCTCGAGGGCATCCTCGCCCGCGACGGCTGA